The following proteins are encoded in a genomic region of Neoarius graeffei isolate fNeoGra1 chromosome 6, fNeoGra1.pri, whole genome shotgun sequence:
- the LOC132887878 gene encoding enkurin-like isoform X2, translated as MSSVPQPPESIYSLIPRREGKTEKPPRYMSKFRMQLKQENQQNKASYKTMGPVKVEKPSPDKYLLKHSKEPKLPEKKTFSYGDVQPRKPQIPAKTKQLLTVGDTKRNFVKSNVMENTMVVPHQPQSACAQTKYVDKELLENSGLIRKFVKKKDYGQTPEYLSQRQEEVRRAQEKYDHYVKEKMKEGAIKQFSEEERLNILHGLKKNLDELQHQYQGLSVITDTVPKRHRKEKLESQMKQLEKDIELVKRYKTIYITEN; from the exons ATGTCGAGTGTACCCCAGCCTCCTGAGAGCATTTATTCCCTTATTCCCAGAAGGGAGGGGAAAACTGAAAAACCTCCAAG GTACATGTCAAAGTTCAGAATGCAGTTAAAGCAGGAAAATCAGCAGAACAAAGCATCCTACAAGACGATGGGTCCGGTGAAAGTGGAAAAGCCTTCTCCTGATAAATACCTGCTGAAACACTCTAAAGAGCCCAAACTTCCTGAGA AGAAGACTTTCTCCTACGGCGATGTCCAGCCCAGGAAGCCACAGATACCTGCAAAAACCAAGCAGCTGCTCACGGTCGGGGACACCAAAAGAAACTTTGTGAAAAGTAACGTCATGGAGAACACAATGGTGGTTCCACATCAACCGCAGTCTGCATGTGCTCAGACCAAATATGTAGACAAAGAGCTGCTGGAGAACTCGGGCCTCATCCGAAAGTTTGTCAAGAAAAAG GATTACGGTCAGACCCCGGAGTATCTGAGTCAGAGGCAGGAGgaggtgaggagagcacaggagaAGTACGATCACTACGTgaaggagaagatgaaggagggaGCCATTAAGCAGTTCTCTGAGGAGGAACGCCTGAATATACTGCAT ggtttGAAGAAGAACTTGGATGAGCTCCAGCATCAGTACCAAGGCTTGTCTGTGATCACAGATACAGTGCCTAAGAGACACAGGAAGGAGAAACTGGAGTCACAGATGAAGCAGCTGGAGAAAGACATCGAGCTGGTCAAGAGATACAAAACCATCTACATCACTGAAAACTGA
- the LOC132887878 gene encoding enkurin-like isoform X1: protein MDLFRRCRSLNPQTTPSSGQRYMSKFRMQLKQENQQNKASYKTMGPVKVEKPSPDKYLLKHSKEPKLPEKKTFSYGDVQPRKPQIPAKTKQLLTVGDTKRNFVKSNVMENTMVVPHQPQSACAQTKYVDKELLENSGLIRKFVKKKDYGQTPEYLSQRQEEVRRAQEKYDHYVKEKMKEGAIKQFSEEERLNILHGLKKNLDELQHQYQGLSVITDTVPKRHRKEKLESQMKQLEKDIELVKRYKTIYITEN from the exons GTACATGTCAAAGTTCAGAATGCAGTTAAAGCAGGAAAATCAGCAGAACAAAGCATCCTACAAGACGATGGGTCCGGTGAAAGTGGAAAAGCCTTCTCCTGATAAATACCTGCTGAAACACTCTAAAGAGCCCAAACTTCCTGAGA AGAAGACTTTCTCCTACGGCGATGTCCAGCCCAGGAAGCCACAGATACCTGCAAAAACCAAGCAGCTGCTCACGGTCGGGGACACCAAAAGAAACTTTGTGAAAAGTAACGTCATGGAGAACACAATGGTGGTTCCACATCAACCGCAGTCTGCATGTGCTCAGACCAAATATGTAGACAAAGAGCTGCTGGAGAACTCGGGCCTCATCCGAAAGTTTGTCAAGAAAAAG GATTACGGTCAGACCCCGGAGTATCTGAGTCAGAGGCAGGAGgaggtgaggagagcacaggagaAGTACGATCACTACGTgaaggagaagatgaaggagggaGCCATTAAGCAGTTCTCTGAGGAGGAACGCCTGAATATACTGCAT ggtttGAAGAAGAACTTGGATGAGCTCCAGCATCAGTACCAAGGCTTGTCTGTGATCACAGATACAGTGCCTAAGAGACACAGGAAGGAGAAACTGGAGTCACAGATGAAGCAGCTGGAGAAAGACATCGAGCTGGTCAAGAGATACAAAACCATCTACATCACTGAAAACTGA